In the candidate division KSB1 bacterium genome, GGTCGCATTCATCCGGCCGGTTCGCTGCGCCGGATGCGAGAGACGGTGGGTGATATCGACGTCCTTGCCGAAACGGACCAGGGCGCCCGCGTGGTTCAGACCTTCGTCTCGCTGCCGATTGTGGAGCGCGTACTGGCAGCAGGAGACACCAAAGGCAGCGTGATCGTACAGGGCGGGGTGCAGGTCGACCTCCGCGCCGTACCCTCCGACTCGTACGGGTCCGCCCTCCAGTACTTCACGGGGTCCAAGGCCCACAACGTGCACCTGCGGGACATCGCCAAACGTCGCGGGTTAAAGATCAGCGAGTACGGGATCTTTGACGTGAACCGCGACGAAAAGCTGGGCGGCCGGGACGAAGAAGAGATCTACAGGATCATGGGGATGGAGTGGATCCCGCCCGAGTTGCGCGAAGATCGGGGAGAGATCGAAGCGGCTGCCGAGGGGAAGTTGCCCCACCTCGTTGAGCTATCGGACCTCAAGGGCGATCTGCACGTCCACACCAAGTTCAGCGACGGTGCCGCCACCATCGAGCAGATGGTGGAGGCAGCCAAGAAGCTCGGGTACGTCTACCTGGGGATCTGCGACCACTCCCGCACGGCGAAATACGCACGCGGGTTGGAAATCGATACCCTGCTCAAACAACTGGAAGAGATCCAAAGACTGAACGACGAGCTGGACGGCTTCCGTATTCTGGCCGGAACAGAAGTCGATATCCTGGCCGACGGCACCCTGGACTTCCCTGACGAGATTCTGGAGCGATTGGACATCGTGATCGCCTCGATCCACAGCGGCTTCAAGCAGAATGTGACGGAACGGATGATCCGGGCGATGGAAAATCCCCACGTGGACATTGTGGCGCATCCCACGGGCCGCCTCATTTCCAAAAGAGAAGGCTACGAGGTGGACGTGGACAAGGTCCTGGACGCGGCGGCGGCCACCCGCACGGCCCTCGAAATCAACGCCTTCTACGATCGCCTGGATCTTTCGGACCTCAACGCCCGACGGGCCGCCGAAAAGGGGATTCTATTGGCGATCAATACGGACTCTCACCATCCCGACCATCTGTGGATGATCCGTTTCGGTGTGGGTACGGCGCGTCGCGCCTGGCTCGGTCCCGAAAACGTGCTCAATTGCTTGCCATTGGATGAGCTGCTCCGCTGGTTGAGGGAGCATAAGCAGTGATCCCTGCTGTTTCGTATCTCCCGAAGCTTTCCCACTGACCCTGCGCTCGGCGCAGGGTTTTGTGTGCGTCAGGAGGCGGAGACCGACCATGGACCTTGTCTTTCTCTCCGTGCTTATCGGAGTGGCCATGGCTGTGGCCGTTCGGATTCTGTGGGATTACCCGCTGGCGATCCGTTTCGGAGGCACACTGGCGGCAGCGCAAGGAGTGGGGCTCCTGGTCAGCGCGGTCAGTACCGTCAGCCCGTTCTACTTCGCAAGCCGGTACTGGATGACGGCGGCTTTCGCCTTGGTGGGCACGGTGGTCGCGGTGGGCTATGCACCGTCTGTGTTCACTCCCCGTCGCCCAGGGCCTTACAGCACACGCCTCGTGCTCGGACTTCTCACGGGCGCGGTCGTGTACGCAGGGTATTGGTTTTACCTTCAGCGCACAGGCCTGGCGGAAGAGCTCCCCGTGGCTCCGCGCCAGATCCTCTTCGCTTTTCTGGCCCTTGGCCTTCTGATCGTGCTCGGCTTTTCCGCCACCGCGGGAATCCTGCGAAGCTACTGGCCTCCTCCGAAGGCGAAGGAGGAGGGCTAGCGTGGGTCACTTCCGAACGATGATAGTGATTCCTCTCGGGCGAAGAGAGCGTGAAGCCGGGGGGAGGTGTGTTCGTTTGGACCATGGTTAACGAGATGCGAAAAACTCGCCGACACGGGTCGCGCCTGTTGCGTCTTATGGCCGCCGGCAGCGTAGTGTGGCTCCTGCTCGGGAGCTGGATGGCTGCGGTGTCCCTGGGGAGGCCGTACCGTGCGCGCGGGGCGATGGTCGTCAGTGCGCACCGGTTGGCGAGTGAGGCAGGAGTGGAGATCCTCCGCCGCGGAGGCAACGCGGTGGACGCCGCCGTAGCTACGGCCTTTGCCCTGGCGGTCGTCTACCCAGCGGCAGGAAACCTGGGCGGTGGCGGGTTCATGGTGATCCGCTGGCCCGACGGTCGGGCCACGACCATCGACTTCCGTGAGAAGGCGCCCGCGGCAGCCCACCGGGACATGTTTGTCGACTCAACGGGACAGGTACGGACCGAAGCGAGCCGGACAGGCTATTTGGCCTCCGGCGTACCGGGAACCGTGGCCGGGCTTTGTTACGCGCTCCACCGTTACGGTACCCTGCCCCTCAGGGAGGTCCTCAAACCCGCGATCCGATTGGCGGAGCGGGGATTCGTCGTAGACTACTGGCTGGCTCAGGACCTGGCGCAGCACGCGGACGGATTTCGCAGGTTTCCGGGCGCCGCGGCTGTCTTTCTCAAGAACCGCTCGGATCCATACACGGAGGGCGACTGGCTGGTTCAACGAGACCTCGCCCGCACGTTGCGACTGATCGCCAGGGAAGGCCCGAACGCGTTCTATCGGGGAGAGATTGGCCGGCGCCTGATCGAGGACTTCCGCAGGAACGGCGGGTTGATCACCGCCGACGATCTTGCGGCTTACGAGCCCGTGGAGCGGGAGCCCGTCGTGAGTGAATACCGGGGGTACCGAATCATCGGCATGGGGCCGCCGAGCTCGGGCGGGGTGCTCCTGGCCGAGATGCTGAACGTCCTGGAAGGGTTTTCCTTGAGCGATCTCGGCCATCATTCGGCACAGTATCTTCACCTGCTGGCCGAGGTAATGCGCCGAGCCTTCTACGATCGTGCGCGCTATCTGGGCGATGCCGATTTCGTACCGGTCCCGCTCGCCCGGCTCTTGTCGAAGGCCTACGCGGAATCGTTGCGCGCGGGGATCAGCTGGTTTACGGCCACGCGTTCCGAAGAGCTCGGTGATGGGGGCAGGCCAAGGGTGGAAGGCTCACAGACCACACATTTCAGCGTGGTAGATGCCCACCGCCTTGCCGTGGCGGTAACGACCACGTTAAACGGTTCCTTTGGCAGCTACGTGGTCGTCCCGGGCACCGGTTTCCTGATGAACAACGAGATGGACGACTTTTCTCTCCGCGCCGGGGTTCCGAACATGTTCGGCCTTGTCCAATCGGAGGCCAACGCGATTGCGCCGGGCAAGCGGATGCTGTCCAGCATGTGCCCGACGATCGTGGAGCGCGAGGGTAAGCTCTGGCTTGTGGTAGGCTCGCCGGGCGGTCCGCGCATTATCAGCACCGTGCTCCAGGTCGTCCTCAACCTGGTCGACTTCGGGATGGATATCGAGGAGGCGGTCTCGGCGCCGCGTTGCCACCACCAATGGCTTCCGGACGTGCTCTATTACGAGCCGAGGCTCCTCCCGACGGAGGTTCGGGACCGGCTTCTGGCGATGGGCCACCGGCTCCAAGGCACGGATCGAATCGGGCAAGTTCACGCGATCCTGGTGGATCCAACGGACGGGGGGCTATGGGGCGGCGTGGACCCCCGTGGCTCAGGGGCTGCGGTCGGATATTGATCAGGGCGCCGGATTTCCTCGGATACCCGGTGGGGCGGACATGGGAACCAGAAGCATCACGGGGTTTTGCCGATGAGCGGGGCCGCGCTTGTACGACGGTTTCCCCCTTTACGGCGGTACCTCGAGGCGACCGCGTCGTCTCGATTTGCGGCCTGCACCGGCGCAATTCTGCTCGCCATCTACGAGCTAAGCGCCTACGCGGGGGCAGAAAGTGCGCCGCGCGTCCGTAACGCCGTCGATGTCTGGTTGCGACGAGCCCTACCCCAGGGCGGAGAGCTGGTAGCACCACTGGCCGCGGCCGGAATCCTTGCGGTGGTCTTCGCCAGACGCAGGGGAAGACGCTACCGTTTCCGCGCGTGGTGGATTCCCGCGTTCGCTGGGGAATCGGCGGGGTGGGCTCTCCTTTCGCTCCTGGCCATGCGAATGCTCAAGTTCGTGGAAGTCGGAGCCATGGGAGCGGGGCGAATGGTAGGCCTCGCCGCCGGCGCCGGCGTGTTCGAGGAAGTGCTGTTTCGCTGGATTTTTGCCGGTGGAATCTCCTACATTCTCTGCCGGGCGGGGGTGCACGAAGCCCTCGCGGTGGCCATCGCCCTGGGGACCTCGGCTCTGGCGTTTGCAGCTGCGCACGTATTCGGGGGCATGGCCCAGCCGCTGGGCGGTGCCGGGATCGTCCGGCTGTCCATTCTCGGCCTGATCTTGGGGGCGCTGTACTTCGGACGCGGCTTGGCAACGGCGATGTCCAGCCACGCCCTCTACGATCTGATGGTGATGGTGGTGACGGCGTAACGGGTAGGTAGGATCGCATTCCCAAACACACGCGAAGGCTCGGAGGATCCGGTGCGCGCTGAACGTTGTCCGCATTGCGGAAAGGAGATCGGGCCGCGCCAGCCGCGACTTACGGTGGACATCATTATCGAGCTGGAAGGGCCGGGCCCAGGAGTTGTTCTGATCGAGCGCAAGAACTACCCCTATGGCTGGGCCATTCCGGGCGGCTTTGTCGATTACGGAGAGACCGTGGAAGAAGCGGCCCTGCGGGAGGCCAGAGAAGAGACGGGCCTTGACGTTCAGCTCCGCTACCTTCTCGGGGTGTATTCCGATCCGGGTCGGGACCCTCGAGGCCACACGGTCTCCTGTGTTTTTGTTGCCACCGCGCAGGGCACACCGCGCGCCGATGACGACGCCAAAGCCTGTCACGTCTTCTCGCTCGACGAGCTTCCTCCGAGCCCCATGGCCTTTGATCACGGACGGATCCTGCGCGACTATCTCCGACGGAGAGCTGCGGGCGATGGGGAGCAGAGCCGTTAGAATAGCGCTGGCGGCCACGCTGGCTGTCGCATTGGGTTCGGCGGGATGGATCGCTGCGCTGTGCTGGCTTCCTGGCCCAAGAAATGCTCCCGAGGAAGGGAAACCCGTCTTCGTGCGCCAAGGTTTGTCAGCCGACTCGATCGCCGCCCTCCTGGCTCGTCGGGGAGTTGTCCGCTCGCCATCGCAATTTCTGATCGTCGCCCGACTCCTGGGCAAGACCAAAGAGCTGCGTTCCGGAATGTACCGTTTTCGACCCGGGGAGAGCTGCTACGGAGTCGTGAAGAAGCTGGCCAACGGGAGGTCTGAGCTCATCAAGGTGACCATACCCGAAGGCTTGCGGAGCTGGGAGATCGCCTCGCTTCTCCGGGCGAGGCTCGGAATCGACTCCGCACGGTTCGTCAGCCTGGTCCGAGCAGACTCCTTTCGCGCGCGGTGGAGAATCCCTGGGCCTTCTCTGGAAGGCTACTTGTTTCCGGAAACTTACTTCTTCCCCTGGGGGCTCCCGGAGGAGGAGATCCTCGGGGCCATGGTGCATCAGTGCTTTGCTGCGTTGGACAGCTCCATTCGAGCTCGGGCGGATTCGCTGGGTCTGACCGTGCACCAGCTCTTGACGCTGGCATCCCTCGTCGAGGGCGAAGCCAAACTGGACAGCGAACGGGCGCTGATCGCGGCGGTCTACCTGAATCGCCTGCGCAGAGGGATGCGGCTTGAGGCCTGTCCGACCGTCCAGTACGTGCTTGGCGGGCCGCCGCGGCGCCTCTTTGAAAAAGACCTGAGAATCGACTCGCCGTACAATACGTATCTGTACGGGGGGCTTCCCCCTGGACCGGTGAACAATCCGGGGAAAAAATCGATCCTGGCCGTACTGCACGCGGCCCCGGTGGACTATCTGTTTTTTGTCGCCAACGGCGATGGTGGGCACTATTTCAGTCGGACGCTGGCGGAACACATTCAGAAGCGGCGGCAGTTAGATCGATTGCGCCGGCACATGGCCGCCCGGAACGCAAATCGACGAAACTGAGGCACCTGCGTGAAACGGAGCGCGGTAGAAAAACTGCTGGCGGAGCTCAATGAAGAACAGCGCCAGGCTGTGATGCACACGAACGGTCCGGTGCTTGTCCTGGCGGGGGCAGGGAGCGGAAAGACCCGAGTCCTCACGTACAGGATTGCCTACCTGATCGCGACGGGTGCAGCCCAGCCGAATCAGATCCTCGCTGTGACGTTCACCAACAAGGCGGCCGAGGAGATGAAGCGGCGGGTGGAGGCCTTGCTGGGTGGGGGAGAAGTACCCAGGTGGGTCGGCACGTTCCACTCGGTCTTCGCCCGCATTCTGCGACGAGAGGGCGAACGGCTTGGATTCTCACGCGATTTCGTGATCTTCGATGAAACTGACCAGCTTTCGGTCATCAAGCAGGGGATCAAAGATCTGCACCTGCCGGAGAACGGGGTAGAGCCAAGGGCGGTTCGCCACGCGATCAGCCAGGCCAAGAGCCACCTGATCTTCCCGGACGAGTTCGAGCGGAGGGCGGCCGATCCCTGGCGGCGTGATGTTGTGGTTCCCCTTTACCGTTATTACCAGCGCTTTCTCCGGGAAAACAATGCGCTGGACTTCGACGACCTGCTGGTCAACCCCATCCTCCTCTTTGAGCAGTATCCCGATGTGCTTCGCAGCTACCAGGAAAGGTTCCGCTACATTCTGGTCGACGAATACCAGGACACCAATCGCGCGCAATACATCCTGTTGAAGCTCCTCTCGGCTCAACACCGCAATCTCTGCGTGGTGGGCGACGACGACCAGTCGATCTACGGTTGGCGGGGAGCCGATATTCGGAACATCCTGGACTTTCAGAAAGACTTCCCCGACTGCGCGATCTACCGCCTGGAGCGAAACTACCGCTCCACCGAGACCATTCTCAACGCGGCCAATTCGGTGATCTCCAAGAACAAGCACCGCTGGAGCAAACGGCTGTGGACAGACCGCACGGGCGGCGACAAGGTTGTGATTGTGCGCGCCTTGACCGCGGAGGACGAGGCGCGGCGGGTGGTGGAGCTGATCGAGCAGGAGGTGTACCGGAACAAGAGGAACTTCAAAGACTTCGCGATCCTGTACCGGACAAACGCGCAGTCCCGGATCCTGGAGCAGGCCCTTCAGCAGGTGGGAATTGCCTACGAGGTAGTAGGCGGGGTGCGCTTTTTCGAGCGAAAAGAAATCAAGGATATCCTCTCCTACCTTCGGGTCATCTGCAATCCCCTGGATACCTTCAGTCTGCGCCGGATCCTCAACTTTCCCCCGAGGGGGATCGGGCAGGCGACCATCGCTCGTCTGGAGGAAGTAGCCCAGTCCCAGGGGATTCCTTTGTTTGAAGCGATGCGCCGTGCAGAGTCCATCTCCGGCTTCACCCCAAGCGCTCGGCGAGGGATCCTGAGCCTTGTGGAGGCGGTGGAGCGTTTCCACCAGCTTCGGGGGGAGCTTTCGGCCGCGGAAATAGCCACCGCCCTGGTGGACCAGTTGGGGATCCGCCAGATGTACAAAGAGGCCGGTACGGAGGAAGCGCGTGACCGTCTGAACAACATCGACGAGCTCTTATACTCCATCGCTGTGTTCTGTCGCACGGAGGAAGAAGCGACTCTCGAGCGATACCTCGAGCAGGTGGCACTGCTTTCGGACATTGACTCCTGGGATGATCGGGCCAACGTCGTCACCCTCATGACCCTCCACAGCGCGAAGGGGCTGGAGTTCCCGGTGGTCTTCATCACCGGACTCGAGGAAGGGCTGTTTCCCCTGCGGACGGCGCTGGAAGGGGATGTCCACGAGCTCGAAGAGGAACGGCGCCTTTTCTACGTGGGTGCGACGAGGGCCAAGGAGAAGCTCTACCTAACGCTGGCAAGCTACCGCCGCAGATGGAGCATGGAGGAAGTCCAGAGCCAGCCTTCGCGCTTCTTGCTCGAAATCGACGAACGCTTCGTGGAGTTCGATAGCGGGCGGAGTTCGGCGCGAAAAGAATTGGGACGCCCGCCCTCGCGTCCCAGAGAGACGGAACCTGCCCTGAGCTACAGCGACTCGACCGAGGAGGATCCCTATCGCGAGGGCAGGCGTGTGCGGCACCCGGCCTTCGGGGAAGGTACCATTGTGCGCGTCCTGGGCAGTGGGGAGCGAAGGCGGCTCACGGTGGTGTTTGACGAATTTGGCGAAAAAACACTGGTGCTCAAGTATGCCCCGATCGAGCTTCTGTAGAGCGCTACCCCGTACGATCGTCGTGCTTTGCCTCAGCCTGATTGGGTCGACTGCCTCGCTGGGCCAAGTGGCAGTCGAAAAAGAAGACTACGAGTACGCGCGCCGTCTTTTCAACGATCGGCTGTACGATCTGGCCGGAGGACAGTTTCTCGCCTTCGTCGATCGCTACCCGTCGAGTCCCCTGGCCTCCGAGTGCCTTTATCTGGCGGGGGAGTCGATGCGCAGGGCTGGGAAGCCTCAGCGGGCTGCCGCCTTGTTGTCGCGGGTGGTGATCGAGTACCCGAATTCGCCCCACCTCGCCGACGCTCTGTTTGCGCTTTCGGAGATCCACCAGTCTTCCGGGAATTTCGCGGAAGCCGCCCTGACCTTGGAGAGATTGCCTCTCCTCGCTCCTCAAAGCCCCCGGGCGGCGGAGGCGTATCTGCAGGCGGGCCTGCTCCACCGCCGCGCCGGGAATCTCGCAGCCTGTGCGCTCGACCTTGAACGGTGCCTCGAGGTGGCCGGATCGGACAACCTGCGGGACCGGGCCCGCCTGGAACTGGCCCGTACGCGGCTGGCGCAGGGACAAATCGATCTGGCAAACTCCCTGCTAAGGGACTTCGTGCGCCGGCAACAGCTGGACAGCGTGGCCGCCTTGGCTGTTCTTGATCTTGCGGCGATCCGAGCGCGGGTGCTGGACTACGCGGGGGCTGAGGAACTCTACGCGAAAATTCAGCAGGCATCCGTCCCCGCTTCCCTGAAGCACCTGGCGGCGCTCGGTCGTGCCCGCCTGGCCCTGGACAAAGGTGAGTGGCCACAGGCAGAGGCCATGTGCCGCGACCTCTTGAAAGCGCAGGGTGTACCCGATACGCTTGCGTGGCGCGCCCGTTGCCTGCTGGCCGTGGCCTTGGCGAGTCAGAATGGCCTGGTGGAAGCTCTGCACGCTGTGGAGGGCGACCTTGGGAACCTTCCTCTGGCGGCTAAACGATGCGTCCTGGCCGCTCGCCTCCTCCTTGCCGAACAATCGGGGGACGCGGCGCGGGTAAGCGCCAATGCCTTCCAGCTTTTCGAGCTATCGAGGACCGATTCCCTGGCCCGGCCGTGGA is a window encoding:
- a CDS encoding UvrD-helicase domain-containing protein produces the protein MKRSAVEKLLAELNEEQRQAVMHTNGPVLVLAGAGSGKTRVLTYRIAYLIATGAAQPNQILAVTFTNKAAEEMKRRVEALLGGGEVPRWVGTFHSVFARILRREGERLGFSRDFVIFDETDQLSVIKQGIKDLHLPENGVEPRAVRHAISQAKSHLIFPDEFERRAADPWRRDVVVPLYRYYQRFLRENNALDFDDLLVNPILLFEQYPDVLRSYQERFRYILVDEYQDTNRAQYILLKLLSAQHRNLCVVGDDDQSIYGWRGADIRNILDFQKDFPDCAIYRLERNYRSTETILNAANSVISKNKHRWSKRLWTDRTGGDKVVIVRALTAEDEARRVVELIEQEVYRNKRNFKDFAILYRTNAQSRILEQALQQVGIAYEVVGGVRFFERKEIKDILSYLRVICNPLDTFSLRRILNFPPRGIGQATIARLEEVAQSQGIPLFEAMRRAESISGFTPSARRGILSLVEAVERFHQLRGELSAAEIATALVDQLGIRQMYKEAGTEEARDRLNNIDELLYSIAVFCRTEEEATLERYLEQVALLSDIDSWDDRANVVTLMTLHSAKGLEFPVVFITGLEEGLFPLRTALEGDVHELEEERRLFYVGATRAKEKLYLTLASYRRRWSMEEVQSQPSRFLLEIDERFVEFDSGRSSARKELGRPPSRPRETEPALSYSDSTEEDPYREGRRVRHPAFGEGTIVRVLGSGERRRLTVVFDEFGEKTLVLKYAPIELL
- the mltG gene encoding endolytic transglycosylase MltG, whose product is MGSRAVRIALAATLAVALGSAGWIAALCWLPGPRNAPEEGKPVFVRQGLSADSIAALLARRGVVRSPSQFLIVARLLGKTKELRSGMYRFRPGESCYGVVKKLANGRSELIKVTIPEGLRSWEIASLLRARLGIDSARFVSLVRADSFRARWRIPGPSLEGYLFPETYFFPWGLPEEEILGAMVHQCFAALDSSIRARADSLGLTVHQLLTLASLVEGEAKLDSERALIAAVYLNRLRRGMRLEACPTVQYVLGGPPRRLFEKDLRIDSPYNTYLYGGLPPGPVNNPGKKSILAVLHAAPVDYLFFVANGDGGHYFSRTLAEHIQKRRQLDRLRRHMAARNANRRN
- the ggt gene encoding gamma-glutamyltransferase is translated as MKPGGGVFVWTMVNEMRKTRRHGSRLLRLMAAGSVVWLLLGSWMAAVSLGRPYRARGAMVVSAHRLASEAGVEILRRGGNAVDAAVATAFALAVVYPAAGNLGGGGFMVIRWPDGRATTIDFREKAPAAAHRDMFVDSTGQVRTEASRTGYLASGVPGTVAGLCYALHRYGTLPLREVLKPAIRLAERGFVVDYWLAQDLAQHADGFRRFPGAAAVFLKNRSDPYTEGDWLVQRDLARTLRLIAREGPNAFYRGEIGRRLIEDFRRNGGLITADDLAAYEPVEREPVVSEYRGYRIIGMGPPSSGGVLLAEMLNVLEGFSLSDLGHHSAQYLHLLAEVMRRAFYDRARYLGDADFVPVPLARLLSKAYAESLRAGISWFTATRSEELGDGGRPRVEGSQTTHFSVVDAHRLAVAVTTTLNGSFGSYVVVPGTGFLMNNEMDDFSLRAGVPNMFGLVQSEANAIAPGKRMLSSMCPTIVEREGKLWLVVGSPGGPRIISTVLQVVLNLVDFGMDIEEAVSAPRCHHQWLPDVLYYEPRLLPTEVRDRLLAMGHRLQGTDRIGQVHAILVDPTDGGLWGGVDPRGSGAAVGY
- a CDS encoding CPBP family intramembrane metalloprotease yields the protein MSGAALVRRFPPLRRYLEATASSRFAACTGAILLAIYELSAYAGAESAPRVRNAVDVWLRRALPQGGELVAPLAAAGILAVVFARRRGRRYRFRAWWIPAFAGESAGWALLSLLAMRMLKFVEVGAMGAGRMVGLAAGAGVFEEVLFRWIFAGGISYILCRAGVHEALAVAIALGTSALAFAAAHVFGGMAQPLGGAGIVRLSILGLILGALYFGRGLATAMSSHALYDLMVMVVTA
- the polX gene encoding DNA polymerase/3'-5' exonuclease PolX; its protein translation is MVTKNRLIADMFEQIADVLEFKSELPFKVNAYRKAARVIGDLQEDIEQVWREGRLDSIPGIGKGMREKIEEFLASGRMSKYEEVMKDVPAGLLDLLKIQNLGPKTLALAHRELGVNNLEDLKRVIEDGSLAALPGMGPKKVENIRKGLELFQTAQERISLGVALPIVEEVISLMKQRAGDLIGRIHPAGSLRRMRETVGDIDVLAETDQGARVVQTFVSLPIVERVLAAGDTKGSVIVQGGVQVDLRAVPSDSYGSALQYFTGSKAHNVHLRDIAKRRGLKISEYGIFDVNRDEKLGGRDEEEIYRIMGMEWIPPELREDRGEIEAAAEGKLPHLVELSDLKGDLHVHTKFSDGAATIEQMVEAAKKLGYVYLGICDHSRTAKYARGLEIDTLLKQLEEIQRLNDELDGFRILAGTEVDILADGTLDFPDEILERLDIVIASIHSGFKQNVTERMIRAMENPHVDIVAHPTGRLISKREGYEVDVDKVLDAAAATRTALEINAFYDRLDLSDLNARRAAEKGILLAINTDSHHPDHLWMIRFGVGTARRAWLGPENVLNCLPLDELLRWLREHKQ
- a CDS encoding NUDIX hydrolase; the encoded protein is MRAERCPHCGKEIGPRQPRLTVDIIIELEGPGPGVVLIERKNYPYGWAIPGGFVDYGETVEEAALREAREETGLDVQLRYLLGVYSDPGRDPRGHTVSCVFVATAQGTPRADDDAKACHVFSLDELPPSPMAFDHGRILRDYLRRRAAGDGEQSR